The Sorangiineae bacterium MSr11367 genome window below encodes:
- a CDS encoding metalloregulator ArsR/SmtB family transcription factor produces MMKSSATELPDPTCGPEEHALRSGRRKPVSDEAFERAASLFRTAADVSRLKLLERLADGEWCVTELAEAAGSALSTVSQQLRMLRAERIVTRRRAGKHVFYSLADRHVIDMVHNALEHASERSHLVADVAGSAVEDVAEE; encoded by the coding sequence ATGATGAAGAGTTCCGCGACCGAATTGCCCGACCCCACATGTGGTCCCGAGGAGCACGCGCTACGTAGCGGACGTCGCAAGCCCGTCAGCGACGAGGCTTTCGAACGCGCTGCGTCGCTCTTCCGTACCGCTGCCGACGTATCCCGTCTCAAGCTGCTGGAGCGCCTGGCCGACGGCGAGTGGTGCGTGACCGAACTGGCCGAGGCCGCTGGAAGTGCGCTCTCCACGGTGTCGCAGCAGCTGCGCATGCTCCGTGCCGAGCGCATCGTCACCCGCCGGCGTGCGGGCAAGCACGTGTTTTACTCCCTCGCCGATCGGCACGTGATCGACATGGTGCACAACGCCCTCGAACACGCGTCCGAGCGAAGCCACCTCGTGGCCGACGTCGCGGGCAGCGCCGTCGAAGACGTCGCCGAAGAGTAG
- a CDS encoding LacI family transcriptional regulator, whose translation MAEKQKTHRQPKLSRPTTIRDIAEHTGVAVMTVSRVVNESGYVSQEMREKVLKAVQELNYHPNGLARGLKRRRTQAIGILVPDIANPFAAELVGGIQEVLSARGYSSFISTSDRSTTREEAGLRALFDHRADGAIVATRETKAGNDFLLGLLNYDLQIVVVGRELNHPRVDRVTADHFKGGYDVTEHLIRMGHTRIAFVGVTPANGAGLHRYRGYMEALRANGIPFDEQLVVGPKVDAGPGFSTQDDGYEGTKRLLASKRHPTAIFARNDFTAMGSMYAIRDAGLAIPDDIAVAGFDNVPLSAYTAPPLTTVAQRTVLQGREAALLLLDRIDGNRQRERRNICLDCELIVRQSTTRS comes from the coding sequence ATGGCAGAAAAGCAGAAGACCCATCGGCAGCCAAAGCTTTCTCGCCCCACCACGATTCGCGACATTGCGGAGCACACCGGGGTTGCGGTGATGACGGTTTCCCGCGTCGTCAACGAGAGCGGGTACGTCAGCCAGGAGATGCGCGAGAAGGTCCTGAAGGCCGTACAGGAGCTCAATTATCATCCCAATGGGCTCGCCCGCGGTCTCAAACGGCGGCGCACGCAGGCCATTGGCATCCTGGTGCCCGACATCGCGAATCCCTTCGCGGCGGAGTTGGTCGGCGGCATCCAGGAAGTGCTGTCCGCACGCGGCTATTCGTCGTTCATCAGCACGAGCGATCGCAGCACCACCCGCGAGGAGGCCGGCTTGCGCGCCCTCTTCGACCACCGCGCCGATGGAGCGATTGTCGCGACGCGTGAGACGAAGGCGGGCAATGATTTCTTATTGGGCTTGCTGAATTACGATTTGCAGATCGTCGTCGTCGGGCGCGAACTGAATCATCCCCGCGTGGACCGCGTCACGGCGGACCATTTCAAAGGCGGTTACGACGTCACCGAGCATTTGATTCGAATGGGGCACACCCGCATTGCCTTCGTCGGAGTCACGCCCGCGAACGGGGCAGGGTTGCATCGCTACCGCGGATACATGGAGGCTTTGCGCGCGAACGGCATTCCCTTCGACGAACAGCTGGTCGTCGGACCCAAAGTCGATGCGGGCCCGGGGTTTTCCACGCAAGACGATGGCTACGAGGGGACGAAGCGCCTCTTGGCCTCCAAGCGCCACCCCACCGCCATTTTCGCGCGCAACGATTTTACCGCGATGGGATCGATGTATGCCATTCGCGATGCGGGGCTGGCCATTCCCGACGACATCGCCGTTGCCGGTTTCGACAACGTGCCACTCTCCGCGTACACGGCGCCGCCTCTCACCACCGTGGCCCAGCGAACCGTCTTGCAAGGGCGCGAGGCCGCCCTCCTCTTGCTCGATCGCATCGACGGCAATCGGCAGCGCGAACGCCGCAACATCTGCCTCGATTGTGAACTCATCGTCCGCCAATCGACCACCAGGTCGTAG
- a CDS encoding DUF4139 domain-containing protein, giving the protein MQEIACESRIASVDLFARGAVVTRRVTLPSDLPEEEVDLLMGGITVQAQSGSVRAILSLDEGAERRIVYVRARAVLPLEPPAPGELAQRVRELEGDLEKLELEQRYVHARRAAVGTVKPEPVLDVRWRRIDPESRVSDALAVLSLVDDLTSELDRRLLTIDDARIDLEKRLERARLEAAQGSTAEHAQARETRAIVVRLGAGPRPSALEVSYAVPAARWWPVYSARFATGPKLAAEWSLEAFVAQATGEDWQGVQVSLSTVGLVRDAQLPELLSYRLGRKQPPPRRGFRPLPEGLREMFAGYDEALARFVPPPAPPPRPPRPVPRHAGPHAALDEAVFSMAESAPVGELSDANGMEEMAFAPAPAPGSMPAAAAYGAAPAPMVMARRQAKSLVPMRAMALSASIEDQPTVVGYPDSYELQPTDAWLDFDALVLADMDDRDKRGQLVRDPASMADATSDETHTIERIPMPRYASDPRYVGNGERQVRYRADAPADIGSDGAAHRILVRSAAGDAALSMVAFPRESAEVYREASQRNPFEGVTLLPGPADVFLDGGLLTTSALELTGDGGSLRLGLGVEERIRVVRNVRAQEESAGFLGGKIAVVHDVSIELSSALGYPVTLKVYDRLPVTEDKDVEIELVSTRPRPDKYDQAERGTPIRGGLVWEIELGAAGRTRIDFSYRIVLPAKSELEGGNRRD; this is encoded by the coding sequence ATGCAAGAGATCGCGTGCGAGAGCCGTATCGCATCCGTGGACCTGTTTGCGCGCGGCGCCGTGGTGACGCGCCGGGTGACCCTTCCTTCGGACCTGCCCGAGGAGGAGGTCGACCTGCTCATGGGCGGTATCACGGTGCAGGCGCAATCGGGCAGCGTGCGGGCGATCTTGTCGCTCGACGAAGGGGCGGAGCGGCGCATCGTTTACGTGCGCGCGCGGGCCGTGCTGCCCTTGGAGCCGCCCGCGCCCGGCGAGCTTGCGCAGCGCGTGCGCGAGCTCGAGGGCGATTTGGAGAAGCTGGAGCTCGAACAGCGCTACGTGCACGCGCGCCGGGCCGCCGTGGGGACGGTGAAGCCGGAGCCCGTGCTCGACGTGCGCTGGCGGCGCATCGATCCCGAGTCGCGCGTGTCCGACGCGCTGGCCGTGCTTTCGCTGGTCGACGATTTGACCTCGGAGCTCGATCGAAGGCTGCTCACCATCGACGATGCCCGCATCGATCTGGAAAAGCGCCTCGAGCGCGCACGTCTGGAGGCGGCGCAGGGCAGCACGGCGGAGCACGCGCAGGCGAGGGAAACGCGCGCCATCGTGGTGCGCCTCGGTGCGGGGCCCCGGCCTTCGGCGCTCGAAGTCTCCTACGCGGTTCCTGCGGCGCGCTGGTGGCCCGTGTATTCTGCACGCTTTGCCACGGGCCCGAAGCTCGCGGCGGAGTGGAGCCTGGAAGCCTTCGTGGCGCAGGCCACCGGTGAGGATTGGCAGGGCGTTCAGGTGAGTCTCTCCACGGTGGGCTTGGTGCGCGATGCGCAGCTGCCCGAGCTCCTCTCGTACCGTCTCGGACGAAAGCAGCCGCCGCCACGTCGCGGTTTTCGCCCGCTGCCCGAGGGCCTGCGCGAGATGTTCGCCGGCTACGACGAAGCGCTCGCCCGGTTCGTGCCGCCGCCGGCGCCCCCGCCGCGGCCACCGCGCCCGGTGCCTCGGCACGCGGGCCCGCACGCTGCGTTGGACGAAGCGGTCTTCAGCATGGCCGAAAGCGCCCCCGTGGGGGAGCTGAGTGACGCGAACGGCATGGAGGAGATGGCCTTCGCGCCCGCGCCTGCGCCGGGCTCGATGCCTGCCGCGGCCGCGTACGGCGCCGCACCCGCGCCCATGGTCATGGCCCGTCGCCAGGCCAAATCCCTCGTCCCGATGCGGGCGATGGCGCTGTCGGCGTCGATCGAGGATCAGCCCACGGTGGTCGGCTACCCCGATTCGTACGAACTGCAGCCCACCGATGCGTGGCTCGATTTCGACGCCCTGGTTCTCGCGGACATGGATGACCGCGACAAGCGCGGGCAGCTCGTGCGCGATCCCGCCTCGATGGCGGATGCGACGTCGGACGAGACGCACACCATCGAGCGCATTCCCATGCCGCGTTACGCATCCGATCCGCGCTACGTCGGCAACGGGGAGCGGCAGGTCCGCTACCGCGCCGATGCACCGGCGGACATCGGTTCCGACGGTGCCGCCCACCGCATTCTCGTGCGCAGCGCGGCGGGGGACGCGGCGCTGTCGATGGTGGCCTTCCCGCGCGAATCGGCGGAGGTGTACCGCGAGGCGTCGCAGCGGAATCCCTTCGAGGGCGTGACCCTTTTGCCAGGGCCGGCGGATGTCTTTCTCGATGGCGGGTTGCTCACCACGTCGGCCCTCGAGCTCACCGGCGATGGCGGCTCCTTGCGTCTGGGGCTTGGCGTGGAGGAGCGCATCCGCGTGGTGCGCAACGTGCGCGCACAGGAGGAAAGCGCTGGCTTCCTGGGCGGCAAGATCGCCGTGGTGCACGATGTCTCCATCGAGCTGTCATCGGCCCTGGGCTACCCGGTGACCCTCAAGGTGTACGACCGCCTGCCCGTGACGGAGGACAAGGACGTCGAGATCGAGCTCGTGTCCACGCGCCCTCGTCCGGACAAATACGATCAGGCCGAGCGCGGCACGCCCATCCGCGGGGGCCTCGTCTGGGAGATCGAACTCGGCGCGGCGGGGCGGACCCGCATCGACTTTTCGTACCGCATCGTGCTTCCAGCCAAGAGTGAGCTCGAGGGAGGAAATCGACGTGACTGA
- a CDS encoding Ohr family peroxiredoxin, which translates to MSNPVHIDKVLYTATASASNREGKVTSNDGNLDVQLSLPKSLGGPGGNGTNPEQLFAGGYAACFGSALAFVAKSKGIKTGPVTITAKVDIGAVGQGFGLAAELTAEIPELPRDQAQALLDAAHQVCPYSNATRGNIEVAIRLA; encoded by the coding sequence ATGAGCAATCCGGTACACATCGACAAGGTCCTCTACACCGCCACCGCTTCGGCCTCGAACCGCGAAGGAAAGGTCACCAGCAACGACGGAAACCTCGACGTCCAGTTGAGCCTTCCCAAGAGCCTCGGCGGCCCCGGTGGCAACGGGACGAACCCCGAGCAGCTTTTTGCGGGCGGATACGCCGCGTGCTTCGGCAGCGCGCTCGCCTTCGTGGCCAAGAGCAAGGGCATCAAGACCGGCCCCGTGACGATCACGGCCAAGGTCGACATCGGCGCCGTGGGCCAGGGCTTCGGGCTCGCCGCGGAACTCACCGCAGAAATTCCCGAGCTGCCGCGCGATCAGGCGCAGGCGCTCCTCGATGCGGCCCACCAGGTTTGCCCGTACTCGAACGCGACCCGCGGAAACATCGAAGTCGCGATTCGTCTGGCCTAA
- a CDS encoding MarR family transcriptional regulator, translating to MSSRDDLLRLDDQLCFALYAASRALTRAYADLLDPLGVTYPQYLVLLVLWEEDGATVKRLGERLALDSGTLTPLLKRLEHMGLVTRQRSEEDERVVHVHLTREGKALKAKAKRVPLGIACRAGYDLDDAASIGRLEMVRDELRALSKRLEENDVEGD from the coding sequence ATGAGCTCGCGGGACGACCTATTACGACTCGATGATCAACTGTGCTTCGCGTTGTACGCGGCGTCGCGCGCACTCACGCGTGCCTATGCCGATCTGCTCGATCCGCTGGGCGTGACGTATCCGCAGTATCTGGTGCTGCTCGTCCTCTGGGAGGAGGACGGCGCCACGGTGAAGAGGTTGGGCGAGCGGCTGGCGCTCGACTCGGGAACCTTGACGCCCCTCTTGAAGCGGCTGGAGCACATGGGCCTGGTCACCCGCCAGCGCAGCGAGGAGGACGAGCGCGTGGTGCACGTGCATCTCACGCGCGAGGGCAAGGCCCTCAAGGCCAAGGCCAAGCGCGTCCCGCTCGGCATCGCATGCCGTGCGGGTTACGATTTGGACGATGCGGCCTCGATCGGCCGCCTCGAAATGGTGCGCGACGAGCTGCGCGCACTGTCGAAGCGGCTCGAAGAGAATGACGTAGAAGGCGATTGA
- a CDS encoding serine/threonine protein kinase — protein MSLSFGHRLVPGSVIGGDFTVERPLDEGGMGAVFVVAQRSTGKLRALKVMHREIVADAALARRFEQEARVGARIASDHVVEVIAAGFDASIGLPYLVMELLEGETLRHRMDTRGAMAPAEVQAIFEQLCHAVAAAHAAGVVHRDLKPENVFLASSRRAGATPFTVKVLDFGIAKLLAEVQTHATRGTLGSPLWMAAEQTASGDIAPAADVWALGLIAYHLLTGGYYWRTARGGTSVQLLREIVFESLPRASERAREDGVAERLPPGFDPWFARCVTREMASRFPNARTMWDAMQSVFAGSGESVDATMAPRPVLVAAPRIDPALAPTETPIASVQEARAARPPPRARAVPFAAGVVVAVAALGGGYLLATKPKPAAPPPTPVAVSAPTPAPPPPPPAPAPASASATASASAAPPPVASAIASSAPTAPPRKPKKQLSASGFGDPADRNAAVLWKVQDRRVRLFTRMIRNDTNVIDKEVREAVDHTSWLYLRCYERHFQSAKILPEGDVTVSFEILDQLPRHGKLESSTFESVAFSTCVVDVLLGQTANGAGPDGKGHVLYAFRFVPMDKPPVE, from the coding sequence ATGAGCCTGTCGTTTGGCCACCGTTTGGTTCCAGGGTCCGTCATCGGCGGAGACTTCACGGTGGAGAGGCCGCTCGACGAGGGCGGCATGGGCGCGGTGTTCGTGGTCGCGCAGCGAAGCACGGGAAAGCTGCGCGCCCTCAAGGTGATGCACCGGGAGATCGTGGCCGATGCCGCGTTGGCCCGGCGGTTCGAGCAGGAGGCGCGGGTCGGTGCGCGCATTGCGAGCGATCACGTCGTGGAGGTCATCGCCGCGGGTTTCGATGCGAGCATCGGTCTGCCGTACCTGGTGATGGAGCTCCTGGAGGGGGAGACGTTGCGCCATCGCATGGACACGCGTGGTGCGATGGCACCTGCCGAGGTGCAGGCCATTTTCGAGCAGCTCTGTCACGCGGTGGCGGCGGCGCACGCGGCGGGGGTCGTGCATCGCGATCTCAAGCCGGAGAACGTCTTTCTGGCGTCCTCGCGGCGCGCGGGGGCGACGCCGTTCACCGTGAAGGTGCTCGATTTCGGCATCGCGAAGTTGCTTGCGGAGGTGCAGACGCATGCCACGCGCGGCACGCTCGGTTCGCCGCTGTGGATGGCCGCGGAGCAGACCGCGTCGGGCGATATTGCACCGGCGGCGGACGTGTGGGCGCTCGGCCTCATCGCGTACCACCTGCTGACCGGTGGCTATTACTGGCGCACGGCGCGCGGTGGGACCAGCGTCCAACTTTTGCGCGAGATCGTGTTCGAGTCCCTTCCACGGGCGAGCGAGCGCGCCCGAGAGGACGGTGTTGCCGAAAGGCTACCCCCCGGGTTCGATCCATGGTTCGCGCGCTGCGTGACCCGCGAGATGGCCTCGCGCTTTCCCAACGCACGAACCATGTGGGACGCGATGCAGTCGGTCTTCGCGGGGTCGGGGGAATCGGTCGATGCGACCATGGCCCCGCGTCCCGTGCTCGTCGCCGCGCCGCGCATCGATCCCGCGCTCGCCCCGACGGAAACGCCCATCGCCTCCGTCCAAGAGGCGCGTGCCGCGCGGCCGCCGCCTCGCGCCCGCGCGGTGCCGTTTGCCGCCGGTGTGGTGGTCGCGGTCGCCGCCCTGGGCGGAGGCTACTTGCTCGCCACGAAGCCCAAACCGGCCGCGCCGCCCCCGACGCCGGTCGCGGTGTCCGCTCCCACGCCGGCCCCGCCGCCTCCACCTCCGGCCCCGGCGCCCGCGTCCGCATCGGCCACCGCGTCCGCCTCTGCGGCGCCGCCACCGGTAGCTTCGGCCATCGCTTCGAGCGCCCCCACCGCGCCTCCCCGCAAGCCGAAGAAACAGCTCTCGGCAAGCGGCTTCGGCGATCCCGCCGATCGCAATGCTGCGGTTCTCTGGAAGGTCCAAGACCGGCGCGTCCGGCTCTTCACCCGCATGATCCGAAACGACACCAACGTCATCGACAAGGAAGTTCGCGAGGCCGTCGACCACACGTCCTGGCTCTACCTGCGCTGCTACGAGCGCCACTTCCAGAGCGCAAAAATACTACCCGAGGGCGATGTCACCGTCTCCTTCGAGATCCTCGACCAGCTGCCGCGCCACGGCAAACTCGAATCGAGCACCTTCGAAAGCGTCGCCTTTAGCACCTGCGTGGTCGACGTTCTTCTGGGACAAACGGCGAACGGCGCAGGTCCCGATGGCAAAGGCCACGTGCTCTACGCATTCCGCTTCGTCCCCATGGATAAGCCACCGGTCGAATGA
- a CDS encoding polysaccharide lyase family 7 protein: MNGRWILGLGALLLVGCSGEATGDDVPLGEATEGGEAALAGEAPAKVLDLTNWKVTLPTGSSEKPKEVTQPSLATFSVDPYFKVNPAGNGVQFRAPTNGVTTSGSGYPRSELREMKAGGKSNASWSTSSGTHTMIIDEAITAVPKKKKHVVAGQIHDANDDVIVIRLEFPKLFVDINGDEGPTLDANYVLGKRFTVKFVASAGKIKIYYNDASSPAYTLSKKTSGCYFKAGAYTQSNCDKEDSCGASNYGEVNIYGLKVTHQ; this comes from the coding sequence ATGAACGGACGATGGATTCTCGGATTGGGGGCGCTGCTGCTGGTCGGATGCTCGGGCGAGGCAACGGGTGACGATGTCCCCTTGGGCGAGGCGACCGAAGGAGGCGAGGCGGCCCTTGCGGGCGAGGCGCCGGCCAAGGTGCTCGACCTGACGAATTGGAAGGTGACCTTGCCCACGGGCTCGTCCGAAAAGCCAAAGGAGGTCACCCAGCCGTCGCTGGCCACCTTCTCGGTCGATCCGTATTTCAAAGTCAACCCTGCGGGCAACGGCGTGCAATTTCGGGCCCCGACCAATGGGGTCACCACCAGCGGCTCGGGCTACCCGCGTTCCGAGCTGCGCGAGATGAAGGCCGGTGGCAAGTCCAACGCCAGCTGGTCGACCAGCTCGGGCACGCACACCATGATCATCGACGAGGCCATCACCGCGGTGCCCAAGAAAAAGAAGCACGTGGTGGCCGGCCAGATCCACGATGCCAACGACGACGTCATCGTCATCCGCCTGGAGTTTCCCAAGTTGTTCGTCGACATCAACGGCGACGAAGGCCCCACCTTGGATGCGAACTACGTCCTCGGCAAACGCTTTACGGTGAAGTTCGTCGCAAGCGCCGGCAAAATCAAAATCTACTACAACGACGCCAGCTCGCCGGCCTACACACTGAGCAAGAAGACGTCGGGGTGTTACTTCAAAGCCGGCGCCTACACGCAGTCGAATTGCGACAAGGAAGACTCCTGCGGCGCGAGCAATTACGGCGAGGTGAATATTTATGGACTCAAAGTCACGCACCAATAG
- a CDS encoding 3-oxoacyl-ACP reductase FabG, translating to MYKYSDIVGKVALVTGAASGIGKAAVLALAEQGARVAINYFRNEKGAEETRQQILAAGGHAITVRADVTHPDDVQRAAAGVAAELGPIDILVNNAGSLVERLRLMDMSEARWDDVVDLNLKSAFFCAQSVASSMIERRTGAIVNVSSIAGRNGGALGSIHYSSAKGGLISMTKGLAKELAPHGVRVNAVSPGVIDTAFHERFSTPDAMKAYANAIPVGRVGSPAEVASVIAFLASDASSYVVGETIEVNGGMLMD from the coding sequence ATGTACAAATATTCGGACATCGTAGGGAAAGTGGCATTGGTGACCGGGGCAGCCTCGGGCATCGGAAAAGCCGCGGTCTTGGCCCTCGCCGAACAAGGCGCGCGCGTCGCAATCAACTACTTCCGCAACGAGAAGGGCGCCGAGGAGACCAGGCAGCAAATCCTTGCGGCGGGAGGGCACGCCATCACCGTGCGGGCCGACGTGACCCATCCCGACGACGTGCAGCGGGCCGCTGCCGGCGTTGCCGCCGAATTGGGGCCCATCGACATCCTGGTCAACAATGCCGGATCGCTCGTGGAACGATTGCGCCTGATGGACATGTCCGAAGCGCGCTGGGACGACGTGGTGGACCTCAATCTGAAGAGCGCGTTCTTCTGCGCTCAATCCGTGGCCAGCTCGATGATCGAGCGTAGGACGGGGGCGATCGTCAACGTCTCGTCGATTGCGGGGCGCAACGGTGGGGCGCTGGGATCCATCCATTATTCCTCGGCCAAGGGTGGTCTCATCAGCATGACCAAGGGGCTCGCGAAAGAGCTCGCGCCCCATGGAGTCCGTGTGAATGCCGTGTCGCCCGGGGTCATCGACACGGCCTTTCACGAACGGTTCTCCACGCCCGATGCGATGAAGGCATACGCCAACGCCATTCCCGTGGGGAGGGTGGGATCCCCGGCGGAGGTGGCGAGCGTCATCGCGTTTCTCGCGTCGGACGCGTCGAGTTACGTCGTGGGGGAGACCATCGAAGTCAACGGCGGGATGTTAATGGATTGA
- a CDS encoding nucleotidyltransferase domain-containing protein: MRFQDDDAFCRYVAGELAGLADVVAVALGGSRAAGTHRPDSDWDFGIYYRGNFSPDALRALGWAGEVCELGAWGGGVFNGGAWLEVDGRRVDVHYRDLNDVELRLAEAREGRFHIERLLFHLAGIPSYFVVAELARARVLHGELPKPEYPDALRQAAQRTWWNDARLHLAYAKAAHASRGHVVHVAGAIARATCEAAHAILASRGQWVTNEKTLLDDAGLRDADAWLTGLEPGRLVEAVDRVADNLAKAIAAAQAP; the protein is encoded by the coding sequence ATGCGCTTTCAGGATGACGATGCATTCTGCCGGTACGTCGCGGGCGAGCTGGCCGGCCTGGCCGACGTCGTGGCGGTGGCGTTGGGCGGATCGCGGGCTGCGGGGACGCACCGGCCGGACAGCGATTGGGACTTTGGCATTTATTACCGCGGCAACTTTTCGCCGGACGCTTTGCGTGCGCTTGGCTGGGCGGGAGAGGTGTGCGAGCTCGGCGCGTGGGGTGGGGGCGTGTTCAACGGCGGCGCGTGGCTCGAGGTCGATGGGCGCCGCGTCGACGTGCACTACCGCGACTTGAACGACGTGGAGTTGCGGCTCGCGGAGGCGCGTGAAGGGCGATTCCACATCGAGCGCCTGCTCTTCCACCTGGCGGGCATCCCGAGCTACTTCGTGGTGGCGGAGCTGGCGCGGGCGCGCGTGCTGCATGGCGAGCTGCCCAAGCCAGAATACCCGGACGCGCTGCGGCAGGCCGCGCAGCGAACCTGGTGGAACGACGCTCGACTTCACCTCGCGTACGCGAAGGCTGCGCACGCATCACGCGGGCATGTCGTGCACGTGGCGGGGGCCATCGCGCGGGCCACGTGCGAAGCGGCGCACGCCATTCTGGCGTCGCGTGGTCAATGGGTGACCAACGAGAAGACGCTGCTCGACGACGCAGGTTTGCGCGATGCCGACGCATGGCTCACCGGGCTCGAGCCAGGGCGTCTCGTCGAGGCCGTCGACCGCGTCGCGGACAACTTGGCAAAGGCTATTGCGGCGGCGCAGGCGCCATAA
- a CDS encoding DUF4139 domain-containing protein → MTETAQAWPRAIHPTTVREVTFFEDRAEVVRTADVVLEEGERWLVFSGVTPFIDERSVRVRLISGKARVLGARIKRRVHHEETLGRADLDEREGQLRRAEHRLQEANDATERARLRGEGVRELLDRWTSGLSTVPRGLRASNGHENGRKHAWRGAYDALAQAEAEVLGAADAARVQRVQAEDEVAHAEARLREGNLRHVRQEALVEVRVRIDEPGEARFEIVYRTPGALWRPEHVARAGEGTTAEDELELLTWATVWQRTGEDWNDVRVRLSTARPAHQATPPLLEDDRLVTRRKSDADRRRTVVEGREQEILSAAVSGAKNAVEQMPGVDDGGVPLVYEVRARADVRSDGRPVRLEIGHVRLPARVERVVYPELARVAHIRATATLSEGGPLLAGPVHVHHAGTAAGRVRTRFVAQGDPFELGLGTDDAIRVRRDVEKEDETSSILGTQRRKRTVTVWLSNLSREPKRLRVTERVPVSEIDGVDIDVPAQHTWQIDARDGFATCDVELAGDETRKIVLVYELRATSKMVLPDL, encoded by the coding sequence GTGACTGAGACCGCGCAAGCCTGGCCTCGGGCCATTCACCCCACGACGGTACGCGAGGTGACGTTTTTCGAAGATCGGGCCGAGGTCGTGCGCACGGCGGATGTCGTGCTGGAGGAGGGCGAGCGATGGCTCGTCTTTTCCGGCGTGACCCCGTTCATCGACGAGCGCTCCGTGCGCGTGCGGCTGATCTCCGGCAAGGCCCGGGTGCTTGGCGCGCGCATCAAGCGCCGCGTGCACCACGAGGAAACGCTGGGCCGCGCGGACCTCGACGAGCGTGAGGGCCAATTGCGGCGCGCCGAGCATCGCCTTCAGGAGGCGAACGATGCCACCGAGCGGGCGCGTCTCCGCGGCGAGGGCGTGCGCGAGCTGCTCGATCGATGGACCTCGGGGCTCTCGACGGTGCCTCGCGGGCTGCGCGCTTCGAACGGGCACGAGAACGGGCGCAAACACGCATGGCGCGGGGCCTACGATGCGCTGGCCCAGGCGGAGGCCGAGGTGCTCGGTGCGGCCGATGCGGCCCGCGTGCAACGCGTTCAGGCCGAGGACGAGGTGGCCCACGCCGAAGCGCGGTTGCGCGAGGGGAACCTGCGGCATGTGCGGCAGGAGGCCCTGGTCGAGGTGCGCGTTCGGATCGATGAGCCGGGCGAGGCGCGCTTCGAGATCGTGTACCGCACGCCGGGTGCGCTCTGGCGTCCCGAGCACGTGGCCCGCGCCGGGGAGGGAACAACGGCGGAAGACGAGCTCGAGCTCCTCACGTGGGCCACGGTGTGGCAGCGCACCGGCGAAGATTGGAACGACGTTCGGGTGCGCCTTTCGACCGCGCGTCCCGCCCACCAGGCGACGCCTCCGCTCTTGGAGGACGACCGGCTGGTGACGCGGCGCAAGTCCGATGCGGATCGGCGGCGCACGGTCGTCGAGGGGCGCGAGCAGGAAATTCTGTCCGCGGCGGTTTCGGGCGCCAAGAACGCCGTCGAGCAGATGCCCGGCGTCGACGACGGCGGCGTTCCGCTCGTTTACGAGGTGCGGGCGCGCGCCGACGTTCGCTCGGACGGGCGCCCGGTGCGGCTCGAGATCGGGCACGTTCGCCTACCGGCGCGCGTGGAGCGGGTGGTGTACCCCGAGCTAGCGCGCGTCGCACACATCCGGGCCACGGCCACGTTGTCCGAGGGCGGGCCGCTTCTGGCTGGGCCGGTCCACGTGCACCACGCGGGCACGGCCGCCGGCCGCGTTCGAACGCGGTTCGTGGCGCAGGGCGATCCCTTCGAGCTAGGCCTCGGCACGGACGACGCCATCCGTGTGCGCCGCGATGTCGAAAAGGAGGACGAGACGAGCTCGATCCTGGGCACACAGCGCCGCAAGCGCACCGTCACGGTGTGGTTATCCAACCTGTCGCGCGAGCCAAAGCGCCTCCGCGTGACCGAGCGCGTGCCGGTGAGCGAGATCGATGGCGTCGACATCGACGTGCCCGCGCAGCACACCTGGCAAATCGATGCTCGAGACGGCTTCGCCACCTGCGACGTCGAACTCGCCGGCGACGAGACACGCAAAATCGTCCTCGTGTACGAGCTGCGCGCCACGTCGAAGATGGTATTGCCAGACTTGTAG